In Leptospira ellinghausenii, the following proteins share a genomic window:
- a CDS encoding ABC transporter ATP-binding protein, which produces MLNVTDLVVSYKQSQSLSFSTKRLVAVDSVHFSIPKGKILGLVGESGCGKSTIGRAILSLLPIDKGSIHFEDKDITNISKEEQKHLRRKIQVVFQDPYSSLNPRFTIEEIITEGLQIHFPKLSLSEKKEKAIKALSEVNLPADILHRYPHEFSGGQRQRIAIARALILEPNLVVCDEAVSALDISTQAQVINNLLFLREKYGLSYLFISHDLNIVKHVSDRIAVMYLGQIVEEGSRDEISNHPLHPYTKALFSASFDLKQRNKISKPLVGEIPSIMNQPKGCRFHTRCPIAKEICKSEEPKEIYPSELHRVKCHFPML; this is translated from the coding sequence GTGCTTAATGTAACGGACTTGGTTGTTTCTTACAAACAATCCCAATCTCTTTCCTTTTCGACTAAACGCCTTGTGGCAGTTGATTCTGTACATTTTTCCATTCCAAAAGGAAAAATTTTGGGACTTGTTGGTGAGTCGGGTTGTGGAAAATCAACCATTGGCCGTGCCATTCTATCTTTACTACCAATTGATAAAGGATCCATTCATTTTGAAGACAAAGACATCACAAACATTTCAAAAGAAGAACAAAAACATTTAAGACGAAAAATCCAAGTTGTTTTTCAAGATCCATATTCTTCATTAAACCCTCGTTTTACGATTGAAGAAATCATTACAGAAGGCTTACAAATTCATTTTCCAAAATTGAGCTTGTCTGAAAAAAAAGAAAAGGCAATCAAAGCTTTATCAGAAGTCAATTTACCAGCTGACATCTTACATAGGTACCCACATGAATTCAGTGGAGGGCAAAGGCAAAGGATTGCTATTGCTAGGGCCTTAATCCTAGAACCAAATTTAGTTGTATGTGATGAAGCTGTATCTGCTTTGGATATTTCCACACAAGCCCAAGTGATCAATAACCTTCTTTTTCTAAGAGAAAAATATGGATTATCGTATTTGTTCATATCTCATGACTTAAATATCGTAAAACATGTTTCGGATCGGATCGCTGTGATGTACTTAGGCCAAATCGTAGAAGAGGGGAGCCGGGATGAAATCAGTAATCATCCGCTCCACCCATATACTAAAGCTCTCTTTTCCGCTAGTTTTGATTTAAAACAAAGAAACAAAATTTCGAAGCCACTCGTTGGGGAAATCCCAAGTATTATGAACCAACCAAAAGGTTGCCGGTTTCATACAAGGTGTCCGATTGCAAAAGAGATTTGCAAATCAGAAGAGCCAAAGGAAATTTATCCTTCGGAACTACATCGTGTGAAATGCCATTTTCCGATGTTATGA
- a CDS encoding ABC transporter ATP-binding protein yields MNPNQKAIEVKDLSVHIKTDDGTLPIVSGISFHLKKGETLALVGESGCGKSITCLALTKLLPSNNTIYPTGSILFEGNNLLESSSEKLRSVRGREIAYVFQEPFSSLNPLHKIGNQLIESFLLHGLGSKEEAEKKAIYLLERVGITDAKHRLEQYPNQFSGGMLQRVCIAMALMCDPKILIADEPTSAIDVTIQLQLIELLKELRKENGMSVLFISHDIGLVSHIADRIAVMYAGKIVEQGSVDMVIDSPKHPYTKALISAYPTHENIGKKLVTIDGIVPSPKSYPSGCRFHTRCKDKLEICDTSIPKSTVVSDSQTVECFLYGGKESA; encoded by the coding sequence ATGAACCCCAATCAGAAAGCCATTGAAGTTAAGGATCTAAGTGTCCATATCAAAACGGATGATGGAACGTTGCCAATTGTCAGTGGAATTAGTTTTCACTTAAAAAAAGGGGAAACATTGGCACTTGTTGGTGAATCTGGTTGTGGAAAATCCATTACATGTTTGGCATTAACCAAATTATTACCTTCTAACAATACCATTTATCCAACGGGTTCCATTTTGTTTGAAGGAAACAATTTATTAGAATCTTCCAGTGAAAAACTAAGGTCTGTTCGTGGAAGGGAAATTGCATATGTATTCCAAGAACCTTTTTCTTCTCTCAATCCATTACACAAAATTGGAAACCAATTAATTGAAAGTTTTTTATTACATGGACTTGGTTCCAAAGAAGAAGCTGAAAAAAAAGCAATTTATTTATTAGAACGAGTTGGAATCACGGATGCAAAACATCGATTGGAACAATATCCTAACCAATTTTCTGGTGGGATGTTACAAAGAGTTTGTATCGCAATGGCACTTATGTGTGATCCAAAAATTTTGATCGCAGATGAACCTACAAGTGCCATAGATGTCACCATCCAACTTCAGTTAATTGAATTACTCAAAGAACTAAGAAAAGAAAATGGAATGTCAGTGTTATTCATATCTCATGATATTGGACTTGTGAGCCATATTGCAGACAGGATTGCAGTGATGTATGCTGGTAAAATTGTGGAACAAGGGAGTGTGGATATGGTAATTGATTCTCCTAAACATCCATATACCAAAGCATTGATCTCTGCATATCCAACGCATGAAAATATTGGAAAAAAATTAGTAACAATTGATGGAATTGTTCCTTCACCAAAATCGTATCCAAGTGGTTGTCGATTTCACACTCGTTGTAAAGATAAATTAGAAATTTGTGATACATCAATCCCGAAATCAACCGTAGTGTCAGATTCACAAACAGTGGAATGTTTTTTATACGGAGGAAAAGAAAGTGCTTAA
- a CDS encoding ABC transporter permease produces the protein MKFISNPANIRKWEKFKKNKRAYYSLLVLFYTYLISLFSPLLINNKPLFVLYEGSVSFPIFQFYPETKFGGNNLTEPNYKKLNREPRFQDSSNRMVFPPIPFGVNEDNLDSLEEGTNPPSKPTFRHWMGTDDRGRDVFTRIVYGYRLAMTFSLILIVVEILLASFIGGVQGYFVGRLDLFLQRIIEILSAIPFLYLILIMGSFFGRGFMVLIVTYGSLSWIGLSYYMRGEFLKLRKQQFVDAAKTLGASSYSIIMRHLLPNSLTPLVTFLPFILISAISVLSALDFLGYGIPAPNPSWGELIGQGRERLTAWWLITFPSVALFLTILFSAFVGEGLRDAFDPKDKVVYE, from the coding sequence ATGAAGTTTATATCAAACCCGGCAAACATACGTAAGTGGGAAAAATTCAAAAAAAATAAAAGAGCCTATTATTCATTACTTGTGCTCTTTTACACATATCTTATTTCTTTGTTTTCCCCACTTCTCATTAACAACAAACCATTGTTTGTATTGTATGAAGGATCGGTCTCATTTCCCATTTTCCAGTTTTATCCCGAAACCAAATTTGGTGGGAATAATTTAACGGAACCAAATTATAAAAAGTTAAATCGGGAGCCTAGGTTCCAAGATTCTTCCAATCGCATGGTGTTCCCACCGATCCCATTTGGTGTGAATGAAGATAATTTAGACAGTTTAGAAGAAGGAACAAATCCGCCTTCCAAACCAACATTTCGGCATTGGATGGGGACTGATGATCGTGGACGTGATGTGTTTACTCGTATCGTTTATGGGTATCGATTGGCGATGACATTTAGTTTGATTCTCATCGTAGTTGAAATTTTACTAGCTTCCTTTATTGGTGGGGTTCAAGGTTATTTTGTTGGACGATTGGATTTATTTTTGCAAAGGATCATTGAAATCCTTTCTGCAATTCCATTTCTCTATTTGATCCTCATCATGGGTTCATTTTTTGGCAGGGGATTTATGGTTCTTATTGTCACTTATGGATCACTCAGTTGGATTGGACTTAGTTATTATATGCGTGGCGAGTTTTTAAAGCTCCGCAAACAACAGTTTGTTGATGCAGCAAAAACTTTGGGTGCCTCTTCCTATTCCATCATCATGCGTCATTTGTTACCAAATTCACTTACACCTCTTGTTACCTTTTTACCATTCATACTCATCTCTGCGATTTCAGTTTTATCAGCTTTGGACTTTTTGGGATATGGAATCCCCGCACCCAATCCTTCTTGGGGTGAACTCATTGGGCAAGGAAGAGAACGTTTAACTGCTTGGTGGCTCATTACCTTTCCATCGGTTGCCTTATTTTTAACGATATTGTTCTCTGCCTTTGTGGGAGAGGGATTAAGAGATGCTTTTGATCCAAAAGATAAGGTGGTTTACGAATGA
- a CDS encoding ABC transporter permease subunit → MWKYFLKRFLLIFPTLLGITFLVFLISHFAPGGPLNSEIAKLKGAGNLAGASTKQISQEEIELIKKRLHLDKPAPVAYFYWLKQIVQFDLGESRLHSRKVSDLIVEKLPVSLFFGLSGFFLTYFICIPLGIQKALKEGSHFDFISSFIIFFTYSLPVFAFAMLLLYLFASGEVFSLFPLGHEVSDFYEDLSVWGKVKDRLAHMFLPVICYVVGSFAVLTLLMKNSLLDQIAKEYVRTAISKGLSFSDSIFKHAFRNSLIPIATGFGSNLTLIFSGSLFIELVFNIDGMGLLSFEAVRERDTDLMMGLLLAQSFLGLIGKIVSDFCYILIDPRIDFE, encoded by the coding sequence ATGTGGAAATATTTTTTAAAACGATTTTTATTAATTTTTCCTACCCTTTTAGGAATCACTTTTTTAGTTTTTCTCATCTCTCATTTTGCACCTGGTGGCCCACTGAATAGTGAAATTGCAAAACTCAAAGGTGCGGGTAATTTAGCGGGAGCATCAACCAAACAAATTTCCCAAGAAGAAATTGAACTCATCAAAAAAAGACTTCATTTGGATAAACCGGCCCCAGTTGCCTATTTTTATTGGCTAAAACAAATTGTTCAATTTGACCTTGGAGAATCCAGATTGCACTCAAGAAAGGTTTCTGATCTCATTGTAGAAAAACTTCCTGTATCTTTGTTTTTTGGACTTTCAGGTTTTTTTCTAACCTACTTTATTTGTATCCCACTTGGAATCCAAAAAGCTCTGAAAGAAGGCAGTCATTTTGATTTCATTTCTAGTTTTATTATCTTTTTTACATATTCATTACCAGTATTCGCCTTTGCGATGTTACTATTGTATTTGTTTGCTTCTGGAGAAGTTTTTTCCTTATTTCCCTTGGGACATGAAGTATCGGATTTTTATGAGGATTTAAGTGTTTGGGGTAAGGTAAAAGATAGATTGGCTCATATGTTTTTACCTGTGATTTGTTATGTAGTTGGTAGTTTTGCAGTTCTCACGTTACTCATGAAAAATAGTTTGTTAGATCAAATTGCAAAAGAATATGTAAGAACTGCAATTTCCAAAGGTCTTAGTTTTTCAGATTCCATTTTTAAACATGCATTCCGAAACTCACTCATACCCATTGCAACGGGATTTGGTAGTAATTTAACTTTGATATTTTCTGGATCCTTATTCATTGAACTTGTTTTCAACATTGATGGAATGGGTTTACTCAGCTTTGAAGCCGTTCGAGAAAGGGATACTGATTTAATGATGGGCCTACTCCTCGCACAAAGTTTTTTAGGTCTCATTGGCAAAATTGTCTCTGATTTTTGTTATATTTTGATAGATCCGAGGATTGATTTCGAATGA
- a CDS encoding lipocalin-like domain-containing protein, which produces MNRIKVILLSLCLFHFSFPRDHSFHSDFSLEWCYFVGQLQTESGNSYGYELSFFRLKFSDGENWNPEVFPVHFAISDLSRRKHKTAQTIKRNLSGLAGYDQSRIFSGEYEFQILSKDKFLIKAKPKSNEIAIEFTLEGNGKVLSQGKNGISIKSKRNPNIFSYYYSYPRLKTKGKLVFLGKQETIVSGDSWMDHEWSEKSFQNIPTLAKGQSAWDWICLMDEQGGDYVFFRFRESPEQTPEIFGTYRDANGNVTYWNDPKDIQMVPTGSSWKSNQTKIIYPLHWKIKYPGGEWIVSPIFNEQEFDGSDSTKTIYWEGAVLAKDPIEKKSAKGYLELKGYQKSKDWWEF; this is translated from the coding sequence ATGAATCGAATTAAGGTTATTTTACTTTCTCTTTGTTTATTTCATTTTAGTTTTCCGAGAGACCATAGTTTCCATTCTGATTTTAGTTTGGAGTGGTGTTATTTTGTCGGCCAACTCCAAACCGAATCTGGAAATTCATACGGATACGAACTTTCCTTTTTTCGATTGAAGTTTTCTGATGGTGAAAATTGGAATCCTGAAGTATTTCCTGTTCATTTTGCAATTTCAGATCTTTCGAGACGAAAACATAAAACTGCACAGACCATCAAACGGAACTTAAGTGGTCTTGCTGGTTACGATCAAAGTAGAATTTTTAGCGGTGAATATGAATTTCAAATTCTTTCAAAAGATAAGTTTTTAATCAAAGCAAAACCAAAATCAAATGAAATCGCAATTGAATTCACTTTAGAAGGGAATGGAAAAGTTTTGTCCCAAGGAAAAAATGGAATTTCCATTAAATCTAAACGGAACCCAAATATATTTTCGTATTATTATAGTTATCCGAGGCTCAAAACCAAAGGCAAATTGGTTTTTTTGGGGAAACAAGAAACCATTGTATCGGGAGACTCATGGATGGACCATGAATGGAGTGAAAAATCATTTCAAAACATTCCTACCTTAGCAAAAGGCCAATCTGCTTGGGATTGGATTTGTCTCATGGATGAACAGGGTGGTGATTATGTATTTTTTCGGTTTAGAGAATCACCCGAACAAACTCCTGAAATATTTGGGACGTATCGTGATGCAAATGGCAACGTAACTTATTGGAATGATCCAAAAGATATCCAAATGGTTCCAACTGGATCTTCCTGGAAGAGTAATCAAACGAAAATCATCTACCCTTTACATTGGAAAATCAAATACCCTGGTGGTGAGTGGATTGTTTCTCCCATTTTCAATGAACAAGAGTTTGATGGCAGTGATTCCACAAAAACCATCTATTGGGAAGGGGCGGTTCTAGCCAAAGATCCAATAGAAAAAAAGTCAGCCAAAGGATATTTAGAATTGAAAGGTTATCAAAAATCGAAAGACTGGTGGGAGTTCTAA
- a CDS encoding SpoIIE family protein phosphatase, whose product MQVYEREQNLSIHTNPFPDILDDTTYNRILKDPNYWISQSLEDKIIQQITSSLDISGILYHVGTETLITNAYDLLPHDDSRIDLVEMIYRLPILIGRLTRAVYLNVKPIADKHVKFVFTYLPEFQEKWYDAVFFQGMLNGLAVLFELKEFNIRMTKTKLFGIHISHKELGEEIQFGSDANEYELEWKDEVLYLSRSHLTKENVSSRHRVMVTSRSETTLEEMSIVDVRDVVGKSRELAIENRDLEAAVEVLKSFKQELEKKQLSMAKDLRLAKNIQKGLIPEIIPDWNGIQFWTGFSPMQEVSGDYYDYFPYHADKLGVAVCDVSGHGVPAAFITALSKMLFSNFKKPKPSETFKLINRELLDLVKQQGYTTCVYLLIHSDYKVVYSIAGHPRPIIFRLRTGKAEVCEGEGTFLGMFPDAGDTYSDLHLQLEPGDKLFLYTDGLTEAENDHGHAFGEIKLLQLIEENANATIQETVESIMNHHREFTMGTDAMDDITLLGLQLSPRLAEFHQIKRQGDQAYHQKDYNTAVNCYEKAHQILPRELNTQLAYGKALAYYGKFDEAISMLESYNKFKTNHFKSHAILGYCYYQVEQYEKAELEWKKAYSINDSNLSNLYNLAQLYRKLNQKQKMKDVIDKMKYIESTYLHILPLEKKWELLPDESN is encoded by the coding sequence ATCCAAGTATATGAGCGTGAACAAAATCTTTCGATTCACACGAACCCTTTTCCTGATATTTTAGATGATACCACCTACAATCGTATTCTTAAGGATCCCAATTATTGGATTTCTCAGTCCTTAGAAGATAAAATCATCCAACAAATTACCTCCTCTTTGGATATTTCAGGAATTTTATACCATGTGGGAACAGAAACATTGATTACCAATGCCTATGATTTATTACCACATGATGATTCTAGGATTGATTTAGTGGAAATGATCTATAGGTTACCTATTTTGATTGGTCGCCTAACAAGAGCAGTTTACTTAAATGTAAAACCGATTGCAGACAAACATGTGAAATTCGTTTTTACATACCTTCCTGAGTTCCAAGAAAAATGGTATGATGCAGTATTTTTCCAAGGTATGTTAAATGGCCTTGCTGTCCTCTTTGAACTCAAAGAATTTAATATCCGAATGACAAAAACCAAACTTTTTGGCATTCACATTTCTCACAAAGAATTGGGTGAGGAAATACAATTTGGTTCCGATGCCAATGAATACGAATTGGAATGGAAAGATGAAGTTTTGTATTTATCTAGATCACATCTAACTAAAGAAAACGTTTCTTCTCGCCATCGTGTGATGGTTACCTCTCGCTCAGAAACAACATTGGAAGAGATGTCAATTGTCGATGTAAGAGATGTTGTCGGTAAATCACGTGAACTTGCGATTGAAAATCGTGATTTGGAAGCAGCCGTTGAAGTACTGAAGTCTTTCAAACAAGAGTTAGAAAAAAAACAACTCTCCATGGCAAAGGACCTTCGCCTTGCAAAAAACATCCAAAAGGGATTGATACCTGAAATTATCCCTGATTGGAATGGGATTCAATTTTGGACGGGTTTTAGTCCCATGCAAGAAGTGAGTGGGGATTATTACGATTATTTTCCCTACCATGCTGATAAGTTAGGTGTTGCTGTTTGTGATGTATCGGGTCATGGAGTCCCTGCTGCTTTTATCACTGCACTTTCGAAAATGTTATTTTCGAATTTTAAAAAACCTAAACCATCGGAAACATTTAAATTAATCAATCGTGAGTTACTTGACCTTGTCAAACAACAAGGTTACACCACTTGTGTTTACCTTCTCATCCACTCTGATTACAAAGTTGTGTATTCAATTGCGGGTCACCCAAGACCCATTATATTCCGCCTCCGAACTGGCAAAGCAGAAGTATGTGAAGGTGAAGGAACATTCTTAGGAATGTTTCCTGACGCTGGAGATACATACAGTGACTTACACCTCCAATTGGAACCTGGAGATAAATTATTCTTATACACAGATGGATTAACAGAAGCTGAGAATGATCATGGTCATGCATTCGGAGAAATTAAACTTTTACAATTAATCGAAGAAAATGCAAATGCCACAATCCAAGAGACAGTTGAATCCATCATGAACCATCATAGAGAGTTTACGATGGGAACAGATGCAATGGATGACATCACTTTACTTGGATTACAGTTGTCACCACGACTGGCAGAGTTTCATCAGATTAAACGACAAGGAGATCAGGCCTATCATCAAAAAGATTACAATACTGCAGTCAATTGTTATGAAAAGGCACACCAAATCTTACCAAGAGAACTGAATACCCAATTAGCATATGGTAAGGCTTTGGCATACTACGGAAAATTTGATGAAGCAATATCGATGTTGGAATCTTATAATAAATTTAAGACCAACCATTTTAAATCACATGCAATTTTAGGTTATTGTTATTACCAAGTGGAACAATACGAAAAAGCCGAATTGGAATGGAAAAAAGCTTATTCCATTAATGATTCGAATTTATCTAATTTATATAATTTAGCACAACTTTACCGCAAATTGAATCAAAAACAAAAAATGAAAGATGTGATCGATAAAATGAAATACATTGAATCCACGTATTTACATATCCTTCCACTGGAAAAAAAGTGGGAGTTATTGCCTGATGAATCGAATTAA
- the ispF gene encoding 2-C-methyl-D-erythritol 2,4-cyclodiphosphate synthase, with product MFRVGNGIDFHKLIHEPFRPLVLAGVEVKSEFAFLGHSDADVVLHAVADAILGALALGDIGVHFPDTDPQYKNMKSSVIIDKCLELLDEKKFKLINVDCTYVGDHPKIGPIRAELNASLAQITKLPLDCVSIKATTSEGMGALGRSEGVMVMATVLIESTK from the coding sequence ATGTTTAGAGTTGGAAACGGAATCGATTTTCATAAATTAATCCATGAACCATTTCGCCCCCTGGTACTTGCAGGTGTGGAAGTGAAATCGGAATTTGCTTTTTTGGGTCATAGTGATGCGGACGTAGTTTTACATGCAGTGGCAGATGCAATTTTAGGTGCATTGGCACTTGGCGATATTGGGGTTCATTTCCCTGACACCGACCCACAGTATAAAAATATGAAATCCTCTGTGATCATTGATAAATGTTTAGAACTTCTAGACGAAAAAAAATTCAAACTCATCAATGTAGATTGTACGTATGTTGGTGATCATCCCAAAATAGGTCCCATCCGTGCTGAACTCAATGCATCTTTGGCACAAATCACAAAACTTCCGTTAGACTGTGTTTCCATCAAGGCGACAACTTCGGAAGGGATGGGAGCTTTAGGTAGAAGTGAAGGTGTGATGGTGATGGCAACTGTGCTCATCGAGAGCACAAAATAA
- the nadA gene encoding quinolinate synthase NadA codes for MSLVTKDQLVQKLNPIYLPHEIEERILPLTEEINRLKKEKNAVILGHNYMTPDVFWGVSDIIGDSLYLSKMAKETSASMILFNGVHFMAETAKILSPEKKVLIADPKAGCSLAESITRDDVKALKAKYPGVPVVTYVNCSAEVKAETDVCCTSANAVQIVNAVEGDTVIFLPDEYLAGNVRNQTTKTIISHPGRCMVHEMYTPEDIRSAKRLFPGGVTVITHPECHEDVVKEADFSGSTSQMVDFIRKSKTDKIMLVTECSMGDNLRAEFPEKEFVSTCQTCPHMKKITLEKVRDALLKEQFEIFLDEEVISLAQKSVNRMLELSYKK; via the coding sequence ATGTCACTAGTCACAAAAGACCAATTGGTTCAAAAATTAAATCCCATTTACCTTCCTCATGAAATTGAGGAACGTATCCTCCCTCTTACCGAAGAAATCAATCGATTGAAAAAAGAAAAAAATGCCGTGATCCTCGGTCATAATTATATGACACCCGATGTATTTTGGGGGGTGTCCGATATCATTGGTGATTCATTGTATCTTTCTAAGATGGCGAAAGAAACATCTGCCTCTATGATATTGTTTAATGGAGTACATTTTATGGCGGAAACTGCCAAAATTTTATCTCCTGAAAAAAAGGTACTCATTGCTGATCCAAAAGCAGGTTGTTCCCTTGCTGAATCGATCACTCGAGATGATGTTAAAGCATTAAAAGCAAAATACCCTGGTGTTCCAGTTGTTACCTATGTGAACTGTTCGGCGGAAGTGAAGGCAGAAACGGATGTTTGTTGTACTTCAGCAAATGCCGTACAAATTGTAAATGCTGTGGAAGGGGATACTGTTATCTTTTTACCGGATGAATACTTAGCAGGCAATGTTCGGAACCAAACGACCAAAACCATCATCTCACATCCTGGCCGTTGTATGGTTCATGAGATGTATACTCCGGAGGATATCAGATCCGCAAAACGTTTGTTTCCTGGTGGAGTCACTGTCATCACTCACCCTGAGTGCCATGAAGATGTCGTAAAGGAAGCTGATTTTTCTGGTTCGACATCTCAAATGGTTGATTTCATTCGTAAGAGTAAAACTGATAAAATCATGTTAGTGACAGAATGTTCGATGGGAGATAATTTACGTGCTGAATTCCCTGAAAAAGAATTTGTCTCTACATGCCAAACATGCCCTCACATGAAAAAAATTACTTTGGAAAAAGTTAGAGATGCATTATTAAAAGAACAATTTGAAATCTTTTTGGATGAGGAAGTGATTTCACTTGCCCAAAAATCTGTAAATCGTATGTTAGAGTTGAGTTACAAAAAATAA
- a CDS encoding penicillin-binding protein activator LpoB — protein sequence MKQILFSFLLVGFLFQCSSSPKRLDNADDYISDSGGLTSQELVKAAEKLAGQIGEYFKENPHEEGVFVAHFPTRNDTSEQIQTELFDNAFVSKLIKNKIYTVRTKTREQSLNEIQFSLSGLTSNRLSIGKLKSPNFFVRCDINENMFTSNGEKIVEQSINIELVEVETTIAVWSEKVSYRKLAVRGNKGVSW from the coding sequence ATGAAACAAATTCTATTCTCCTTTCTCTTAGTAGGATTCTTATTCCAATGCAGTTCCAGTCCCAAAAGACTCGACAATGCTGATGATTATATCTCCGACTCAGGTGGACTGACTAGCCAAGAATTGGTGAAAGCGGCCGAAAAATTAGCAGGCCAAATTGGGGAGTATTTCAAAGAAAACCCACATGAAGAAGGTGTTTTTGTGGCACACTTCCCTACACGTAACGATACATCAGAACAAATCCAAACAGAACTTTTTGACAATGCGTTTGTATCCAAACTCATCAAAAATAAAATTTACACAGTTCGTACCAAAACAAGAGAACAATCTCTCAATGAAATCCAGTTCAGTTTGTCCGGACTCACTTCCAATCGTTTATCCATTGGAAAACTGAAATCCCCTAACTTTTTTGTTCGCTGTGACATCAACGAAAACATGTTCACATCGAATGGAGAAAAAATCGTTGAGCAGTCAATTAACATTGAACTCGTAGAAGTGGAAACCACCATTGCGGTTTGGTCAGAAAAGGTATCGTATAGAAAATTAGCAGTTCGAGGAAACAAAGGGGTTAGTTGGTAA
- the ftsZ gene encoding cell division protein FtsZ, which yields MLYLEEEKTSPAIIKVIGVGGGGMNAVTRMVHSKMTGVDFIVMNTDEQVLLKSPVEVKIQLGNKVTRGMGAGGDPELGEKAALEDKERIVSALKGADMVFVTAGMGGGTGTGAAPIIAAIAKELKCLVVGVVTVPFSFEGKRRAELAKQGIDQLRANVDTLITIRNDSIFQVVDKNTPVDMAFRVIDDILLNGVRGISDIINHPGIINVDFADVKTIMKDTGDAILGVGEGRGETRVSEAVEQAINNTLLEDSSIQGAKSLLINVTGGNDLTIHEWNEVSQIITAQADPDANIIIGLNEDQSLSDQIRVTVIATGFSKKGKQYQREQKVVGSEESISPMVYLKKSDEKESGFSKESEIPRGIRQGNRSFGAQKQSSPFQNYGEDYDIPAFLRRKND from the coding sequence ATGTTATACCTAGAAGAAGAAAAAACTAGCCCAGCTATTATCAAAGTCATTGGAGTTGGCGGTGGTGGAATGAATGCCGTCACAAGAATGGTACATTCCAAAATGACAGGTGTTGACTTCATTGTGATGAACACCGACGAACAAGTATTACTCAAATCTCCCGTCGAAGTCAAAATCCAATTGGGTAATAAAGTGACCCGTGGTATGGGTGCTGGAGGTGATCCTGAACTCGGAGAAAAAGCCGCTTTAGAAGATAAGGAACGGATTGTATCTGCCTTAAAAGGTGCCGACATGGTGTTTGTCACTGCCGGAATGGGTGGTGGAACTGGAACTGGAGCTGCTCCGATCATTGCAGCAATTGCAAAAGAATTAAAATGTTTAGTGGTTGGTGTGGTAACAGTTCCTTTTTCATTTGAAGGGAAACGAAGAGCTGAACTTGCCAAACAAGGAATTGACCAACTTCGTGCGAATGTAGATACCCTGATCACCATACGTAATGATTCTATTTTCCAAGTAGTCGATAAAAATACTCCCGTGGACATGGCCTTTCGGGTGATCGATGATATCTTGTTAAATGGTGTTCGTGGCATCAGTGATATCATCAACCATCCAGGAATCATCAATGTGGATTTTGCTGATGTAAAAACCATCATGAAAGACACGGGTGATGCGATTTTGGGTGTAGGGGAAGGACGTGGGGAAACACGTGTTTCAGAAGCCGTGGAACAAGCGATCAACAATACCTTGCTCGAGGATTCGAGTATCCAGGGAGCTAAATCCCTTCTCATCAACGTAACGGGTGGAAACGATCTCACCATACATGAATGGAATGAAGTTTCCCAAATCATCACTGCACAAGCAGATCCAGATGCCAATATCATCATTGGTCTCAATGAAGACCAAAGCCTATCCGACCAAATCCGAGTAACAGTGATTGCTACAGGTTTCTCTAAAAAAGGAAAACAATACCAGAGAGAACAAAAGGTCGTCGGGTCTGAAGAATCGATTTCCCCAATGGTATATCTCAAAAAATCCGATGAAAAAGAATCTGGTTTTTCAAAAGAATCAGAAATCCCAAGAGGGATTCGACAAGGGAATCGAAGTTTTGGAGCACAAAAACAATCCTCCCCATTTCAAAATTATGGAGAGGATTATGATATTCCTGCTTTTTTACGAAGGAAAAACGATTAA